The window TAAATAACAAAACGGCAATCGCGATCCTGAAGCGGTAGGCCGGATCTGCCTGCATAGCGATCGATCCCGAAGGGATCACAGCCATTAGCCCCGGGTCGCTGCTTCAGCAGCGCACCCGGGGTTAGCAATAGAATCACGCGCCGATCCCGAAGGGATCGCAGCACCGCTCATTCAAAATAGAACGGGTCGTAGTCGATCTCCGCCAGACGTAGCAATTCCAGCAACTCATCTTTAGATGAACGATTGCGATGATGCTCCTCTTGATTGCCAATGTACGATTTCACCCCGCCGCGACCGGTCGGGCTGACCGTAAAGGCTGCGTAACCTTCCTGCCACGAAAATTTCGGCAACTGAATTTCACGATGAACCCAATCCGTTGCAGCCTTCTTCAATTCACGCATCACATCGGCCAGACAGTGCGTGGATTTCAGGCTCACCAGCATGTGTATATGATCAGCAACGCCGCCAACTCCTTCGGAATACCCCTCAAGGCCTTGAATGGTACCGCCCAGATATTCATGCAAGCGTGATCGCCATTCGACGCCGATTAACGGTTGACGGTTTTTCGTGGCGAAAACTAAGTGATAGTGCAGGCTGAGATAGGTGGAAGCCATGGCAGGGCTCGCGAGGAAAGTGAAATCGCAAAGTGATAGCAACGAGATTGTGCCGCGACTAAATGGAGGCGTCAAACTCTCGTGCCGGTTTACTTGCTGCGATCCCGTTGGGATCGATGCGCCCTATTTAATCCGTTACCCCGGGTGCGCTGCTTAAGCAGCGACCCGGGGCTAATGGCTGAGGAAACCTATTCCCCGATCTGTACCAGCTTCGGTTGCGGCCGTGCCGGTGGTGTTTCCTGCCGGACGTCGATCCATTTCTTTTCGTCGAAGTGTTTGCCGTACGTGCCGTAGTCGTTGAAGAAGAAATATTTAGCGAGGCGATAAGCCCAGGATTTTTCCGGCACTTCGGCGCCGGGGTTGTATTGGCTCGGGCGGAGGTCCATCGATTGGAGTTCTTTGACGGCGGCGTGGCGGGCCGTCGTGTCGCGAGCGCCGTGGCGCTGGGCTAGTTGCTCGAGCAGGTCGGGTCGTTCGAGAACCAGGCAACCTCGCGTATGTTCCGCCGCGGTGTGGCGGAAGTCGCGGAGGAACTCGCTCTCTTGAAAAACTTGCTTCAGCGGCCGTTCGTCGTAGATGCTTTCCTTGGCAAACTGAATGATCGGGCAAGGCTCGATATCGCCCCACGGGCTGATGTGATGCGTGAAACCCGTCGCCGCGGGACAGAGGGCTCGGCCTTCGCCGTCGTAGTAGGCATCGACAATCACGATCGGCTTTTTCGCCCGCATCTCGACGACGAACTTGCGGCACTGCAGCTGTTGTTCGG is drawn from Anatilimnocola floriformis and contains these coding sequences:
- the tnpA gene encoding IS200/IS605 family transposase, encoding MASTYLSLHYHLVFATKNRQPLIGVEWRSRLHEYLGGTIQGLEGYSEGVGGVADHIHMLVSLKSTHCLADVMRELKKAATDWVHREIQLPKFSWQEGYAAFTVSPTGRGGVKSYIGNQEEHHRNRSSKDELLELLRLAEIDYDPFYFE